Within Nitrospirota bacterium, the genomic segment GCCGAGAAGTCCATGAATGTTGCGGAGAAGCAATGGGGGGAATTCATTCACCAGGTCCTTTCGCATATCGATATATGGGAGACTGGCAGGGAATCTTTTGTCAGCGAGATCATAAAGAAGGTGAACCGGGAATTCATGACCTCATATCCTGATGAGCCGGTCTGCAGTCTTATCCACGGGTTCCTTGATTGTCCTGCAGTGAAGGACCTCTTCAGCGAACGGGCCGGAAGGATTGTACAGAAGGAGACAGAGATCGCTGACAGCAAGGGGAACCTCTTCAGGCTCGACCGGCTGATTATCGACCCTGAATGCGTTACGGTCATTGATTTCAAGACCGGCAGGGACCAGGAAAAGGAATCCGGTTATCTTCGTCAGATCAGGAATTACATGAATATCCTGGCCGCTCTCTATGCTGACAAAAAAATCATAGGCATGATCGCCTATGTAGAACTGATGCAGGTCAGGATGGTCTCATGAAGGCATATCTTCTGAGAGGAAATGCAGACCTGATCAGCCATGTTTCGGCATGCCTGGACTGCAGGGACAATGACTATTCCGGCAGTATTGTGGTATTCCCCGGTAAAAGGCCTGCGCATTTTCTGAGAAGGCATATTGGAGAAACACAGGGACAGGCCTTTATCCCGCCCAGGATCTGTTCCATGGATGAGTTCATTGATCTGCTCTGCGTGCAGCAGGAGGCTGTCCGCAGGATTGACAGCATTGACGCTGCAGCAATACTTTTCGGCCTTCACCGGAAGGCCCCCAAGCCTCTCGGCAAAAAAGGATTCCTTTCCCTTGACAGCTTTTTCCCGATCAGCCTGAAGCTCGGCAGGGACCTGGAGGAACTCTATATTGAGGGCGTGAGTATCGATGATCTGAAGCAGACCGACAGTCTGGTGCAGGAAGTCATCCCTCGGGGCTCTCTCGAAAGGCTCCAGTCAATCTCCTGGTTCTATGAGCATTTTTATCAGGAAGTCAGGGAACAGGGTCTTTCGACACGGTCAATGCGGTACTGCTCTGCTGCCGAGGCATTTGATGCAGGCAGCCTGTCTCAATTTTCGCATATCGTGCTTGCCGGTTTTTTTGGACTCACCACAGCGGAGAAGGCCCTGTTCAGAAAACTTGCTGTGCGCGAAAACGTGTGCCTCTTTTTTCAGGACGGTCCGGGCATGCAGGAGCTGCTGGCATCTCTTGATATGGAGCCTGAAGTGATCGAGGGGCTGGGGACTGCTCCTGCTGTCTCCCTGTATCAGAGTCCTGATACGCATGGCCAGACCTTCGGGCTGAACAGGGTGATCAGAGGGATCGAAAACAGAGGAGAGGCCCTTGATGAGAGGACGGTGATCGTGCTTCCGTCTGCAGATACGCTTTTCCCTCTTCTGCATCACGGCATCGCAACGATCCCTGAGGACCGTTTTAACATATCCATGGGGTATCCCCTGAACAGGACGCCTATCTTCGGTTTTTTCAATAATCTCAGCCAGATGATGCTTTCGATGGAGGGGCAACGGCTCTATCTTCCTGATTATCTGAAATTTGTACTTCACCCATATGTTAAGAATATGCTGTTCCATGAGCGGGCTGATGTCACCCGGATCATCTTTCATACGCTTGAGGATGAGATGACAGAGAACAGGACCCGTTCCTTCCTGACGCTCGACGAGATCGAAAAGGACAGGAAGATGCTGGAGAGCATCACCAAAAAGGTTGTCCAGGTAGAGCCGGGCATAACTGCCGGGCAGGTCCAAGATCATCTCAAAAAGATCCATGACAGGCTCATAAGGGGCTTTTTCACGCTCAGTTCCTTCTCTGATTTTGCGCTGAAGACTGCTGCTGTCCTTGAATATATCTATGAGAAGAGCACGGCAAAGTTCCATCCCTATTTCCATCCCTTTGCCGAGGCATTCATCTCCTCCATGCAGGCCATTTCCGTTTCCCTGATGAAAGACCTGGCCTTTGACGAGACAGGCAGCTATTTCCATTTCTTCAGGAAATACCTCGGCACATGCCACGTGCCTTTTCCGGGCACGCCGCTGAAAGGGTTTCAGGTGCTCGGCTTCCTCGAAACCAGAAACCTTTCCTTTGACCGTGTCGTGATACTCGACATGAACGAGGATGTGATGCCTGCCACAGACAGGGACGAGTCTCTTCTGCCGTTTCAGGCGCGCATGGCGCTGCATCTGCCGACATACCTTGATCGTGACCGGATGACCGCCTATTACTTTGAGACGCTCCTCAGGTCTTCCCGCGAAGCACATCTTTTTTTTGTCGAGAACAGCAGAAAAGAGAGGAGCCGGTTTGTCGAAAAGCTCCTCTGGGACATGCAGAAAAAAGATGGGGAGATAAAGCCCGACAATTATCTGCAGGCAGTCTTCTATGACGTGAAGCTCGACAGCAGAAAACCTGCAGCCGTCCCGAAGACCGCTGCGGTTACAGACCTTCTGCGCGGGTTCGAATACAGCGCCTCGTC encodes:
- a CDS encoding PD-(D/E)XK nuclease family protein, with product MKAYLLRGNADLISHVSACLDCRDNDYSGSIVVFPGKRPAHFLRRHIGETQGQAFIPPRICSMDEFIDLLCVQQEAVRRIDSIDAAAILFGLHRKAPKPLGKKGFLSLDSFFPISLKLGRDLEELYIEGVSIDDLKQTDSLVQEVIPRGSLERLQSISWFYEHFYQEVREQGLSTRSMRYCSAAEAFDAGSLSQFSHIVLAGFFGLTTAEKALFRKLAVRENVCLFFQDGPGMQELLASLDMEPEVIEGLGTAPAVSLYQSPDTHGQTFGLNRVIRGIENRGEALDERTVIVLPSADTLFPLLHHGIATIPEDRFNISMGYPLNRTPIFGFFNNLSQMMLSMEGQRLYLPDYLKFVLHPYVKNMLFHERADVTRIIFHTLEDEMTENRTRSFLTLDEIEKDRKMLESITKKVVQVEPGITAGQVQDHLKKIHDRLIRGFFTLSSFSDFALKTAAVLEYIYEKSTAKFHPYFHPFAEAFISSMQAISVSLMKDLAFDETGSYFHFFRKYLGTCHVPFPGTPLKGFQVLGFLETRNLSFDRVVILDMNEDVMPATDRDESLLPFQARMALHLPTYLDRDRMTAYYFETLLRSSREAHLFFVENSRKERSRFVEKLLWDMQKKDGEIKPDNYLQAVFYDVKLDSRKPAAVPKTAAVTDLLRGFEYSASSLDSYLNCPLQFYYRYVLRISEREGISGEIERADIGRFVHDLLHDFFADKQGRPLTLEDLSEEVMHAMIAVKFRKEYGPDAVGSLHLLKMQILRHLRDFLKGYQAAMLEQGQIELLELESDLKITWNDFVLKGRLDRVEKRGERLYIIDYKTQAGDSYLRIRHDRLDPDDRTTWNQAIGSLQLPLYLLLLSEAKSIAPDQITPLFLFLGRMRMDRDIESPLFKEGEPMQEQFEALKQVIQGLLKEITDPAEPFSPAHDLKTACPLCDFRFICGTQWIVKKR